One Triticum dicoccoides isolate Atlit2015 ecotype Zavitan chromosome 3B, WEW_v2.0, whole genome shotgun sequence genomic window, TCCAATATGCTCGAGTGCGTTAGGAGCGTGAACTTTGTTTTGGTGAAAATCATATTGGAAACCAAAATCATTTGTTGGGTGTCTAGAGCTCCTCGAATGTCATTTCACCATGGAAAAAGGCTGGCAACTTGTTCTCTATCATGTTTTTATGCTATTTACTATTTAGAAAAGGGATTGCATAGTCATTCAATCTTGTCTTTCTCTTGGTTCTGTAACCTAATCCAGAAATTCGTCATAAGTCGTCTCTTTTCATCTATATAACCAAAATTCTTAGGAGGTGGAGAAAAATTTAGAAGAGAGAACAGGTCAAATCTTCCTCATGACACAACCTGTGCATGCGTACATACTAGATAAAGCTGCAATAGAGACTAAGGGAAAACTTAGGCTTTTGGAGAGAGGCTTGGAAGATTTTTTCAAAGGTTTTTTCTGGCCACTTAGGAACAATTCTTTCTCTTTGATATTGACCTATTCACCTCTTGACAGCATGCCATACCTATTGCTCATTGTGATCCTTGATCCCCAAACAATAGGAAAAGGTCTTTTTAGATCTTTTTCAGACCTTGCCATTTCTTTTTCAGATCTTTTTAGGGGTATTGAACCAACTTCCAACTACCATCTCAAGACTTAAAACCTATTCAACACCTGACACGATTATTACAACCCTAGTCATTTTGTCGCTAATCTTCAAAACCCAACGGGGCCTAGATGCCCTTTAACCTACATCTACTACAATGTGTAAATTTGTTACATAAATGTTTGTATCTAGTCCCCTTAGGTGTTATGGGGACACGGCATATTTCCATATAGTCCCACACATATTCATCAATGTGTTCTGAATTTTGGATGTATTTGCTCATATGGTTGATAGATACGAGCCACCTCTTGGAAAAGTGTCCTACTTCAGGTAGTTTATGCTACTTTTTTTTTGGCTTGCAAGGCAGGTGCTCTGCCGATTTCATTCAAAGAGGAAAAAGCAAAATACAGAGTGACCCAATTTATGAGGCAAACTAGGCTGAAAACCATAAagctaaaagaaaagaaaaacaaccaCAAATTACAACACGAACAAACCACCTCCACCTCACCTATCACAACCTCTTTCCGAAGTGATGAGCAAGATCTTCGAaaatgccttcaagaaggaaagtAGCATCAGCTGACGCCATCGTCATCGGTCGACCCCCGTCGACCACAAGCTTTAGCCCAGACCCGCACACAACCGCTCCACCGAACCTTGGGAATGGTCCGACCGAGCCAACAGCCCCCAACGCCGCTTCCTACTCCAACCGGCCAGCGCCTAGTGGTGAGAGACAGCTCTTCAGCAATGCCTCCAAGGAGGAAAAGGACACCCGCAAGCGCCAACATTGCCGTCATCGACCCTGGTCGAAGAATCAAGCTTACGCCTAGAGCCTTATATCTCACCACCTCTACAGACTCCGGGGTGGGAGCCAAGCCAAAGGAAACCTGCGAGAGCAAGTCTTGACTCCGCTCGTGTTCAACAATGGAGAAACCAGACCAATAGGGTCGGATGGCGCCACGGCCTATGCATCACCATGGTGGATTGCCAGTGTCAAGACTGGCACCACTGTGTACACAAGCTGCACACCATTGCCACCGGGGCGACCTCCGGAGCCGGCACCTCGACAACAACCACCAGCGCTGACCACCACCACCATGGCCCCAAAAGCCCAGACGGGCCAAGGGAGGAGCCACAACCACAACCAAGCATCGGATCCGTCGTGAAAGTCGAAGCTCCCGCATGAAGCACAACCCGGCTGCCCAGATCGGACCTACcacctccactgcgcgcatgcgcctCCGCACCTGCTGCGTGCCTTCGTGCCGATCCGTCAGCCGGCGCACCATCCACCCCGTCGCTGGCCGAAGCGGACAGATCGGGACCGTCCCAATCCGAGCCTCCGAGTCCGCTCCCGGGCATCCGCCGCAGCAGCCGAGCTGCCCACGCATCCTAGGCCGCCCACCTCACCCGTCCGCCAACGCAAGAGGCGCGACGCCAGCTGTCGCCCTCTGATCGCTGCCTGCCGCCATGAGATCCCCAACTCGTGGAGGACACCGCCGCGGGAGAAAGGAACCGACCCCGCCGCTACCCGCTCCACGCGAGCTTTGCTGGCGGGAGGCACCAGCGACGGCGAGTGGaggaggagggtggggggcgccgggCACTCGCCTCCCGTGTCGCCCCTGGGGAGGGAGCGGCGCTGGGGCTGGGAGATATTATGCCACATTTTTCAAAATTCATTCTCTCCGCTTGTTGGTCATTGAAACTAAAAAGGGGGTTGAGAGCATGTATAGTGATCTGGTGTTAGCCCTCTTTTCACATGCCACCTAGACTTTTGCTGGCATGGAAGAGTGGATTAAGAGAGAATGTAGTCTATGAAATGATAATCTCGTTGTATCAGTGTTGTGAAAGTGAGCATTAAGTACCAGAGATAAAACCATATCAACCATTGCATGTAATGTTTTTTCGTGTAGCATCTATAGGTGATGTGAAGGGCTCAAGAGATACCTTGTTTACCATTGTACATGTCCTTAGGAGACAAAGATAAGCCAACAAGTTAGTGTGAGACACAAATCCACTCGGGGTTTGCGGTCCTGTTGTACCTTTTACTTCTCAAGAGTGGATGCCTAAAACATTAAAAAGAGAAGGAATAGAGAGTTATTTTTACATTCGGGAGGAAAAGATGGGTTTTGAAATTTATGAATAATTCCCAGACTATTATTACTAGTGTGGGAGGGATAGTTCATAGTTTGACCATTTACTTGTATTATTCTCTGAACTGGTTTTTTAAATATTGTATGCATGCTCCTACACATCATAGTAAGTTGTGAGTCTAATAAGTATACGGCATTCGAGCTTGACAGCTTGATAGTCTAACGGATGCACCAGAGTAGGTAACATCTTTACTCTTTTATGCAGGGGAAGTTCCAGCGTCTGTTTTCACTATTCCAACATTACAACACTTAGATATTCAATCAAACCAGCTCTCTGGCTCTATACAAGACTTCAACGCGACATCTTCGCATTTGCTGTCCGTGGACTTGAGCACAAATGAATTGACGGGAAATATTCCCATGTCATTCTTTCAACTCACAAGTTTGGTATATCTCGATATTGGCTGGAATAACTTGGTGGGTTTGGTGGATCTTTCCTTGTTTCGGAGGCTGGGAAATCTCATTCATTTGACCCTGTCCAACAACAACCTGTCTGTTGTGGACATGGATGCAGAAGGCAAAAATTCTCCGTCTACCTATCTCCCTCGACTTATGAGGTTAGAATTAGCAAGTTGCAATTTAACGGGATTTCCAAGTTCATTAACACACCTTAACCAATTGTCTTACTTGGACCTGTCATGCAATAGAATCAGTGGGCCTATTCCAAAGTGGATATGGGTGACATGGAACATCAGCCTCACATATTTAAATCTTTCACACAACTTTCTCAGCATTATCCAACTTACATCATATGTTCTCCCTTTCGATCGGTTGGAAACTCTTGATCTCAGTTCCAATCAGCTTCAGGGGCAGATTCCTATGCCAAGCCCGTCAGCATTTTTCTTGGATTATTCAAACAACAATTTCTCTTCAGTGCTTCCAAACTTTACTTTCTATCTTGGCCAAGAGTTCAGGATTTCTAAAAACAAGATTAGTGGACACATACCTAACTCAATTTGTGATTCAACTATCAGTGTCCTTGACCTATCTTTTAACAACTTCAGTGGGCAGATACCTTCCTGTCTAATAGAAGATGGTTACACGAGCGTGTTGAATTTGCGGGAGAATCAATTTGGAGGTGTGTTGCCTAACAACATCAAAGACCAATGTTTCCTTCACACATTAGACTTGAACAACAATAAAATTGAAGGGCAGCTTCCAAGGACACTTACAAAGTGCTTGCAGCTGGAGTTCCTTGACGTTGGAAATAATCACATAGTAGGTACTTTTCCAACATGGCTGGGGATACTTCCCAGACTTCGCGTCCTTGTCATGAGATCCAACCGATTCTATGGCTCAATGGGTGGTGATCTTCACAGCAATGACAATCCTGGGGAATACTTCTCTAGCTTGCAGGTTCTTGATGTTGCCTCGAACAATTTCTTTGGTAATTTGAGTCCAGATTGGTTTGAGGGGCTGAAATCAATGATGGCAGAGTTGAACACTACAGGTTATATTATTCGTGCTGTTAACGGAAGTTATGAAGATCCCTATCAGGACACTGTTGCTATATACTATAAAAGCATCTATAGGACATTTGATAAGATCTTGACCACTTTTACAGCAATTGACCTATCAAATAATTCATTTGATGGCACCATTCCTGGATCGCTTGGGAGACTTATTTCGTTACATGTACTAAACATGTCAGGCAATGCCTTCACCGGCGATATTCCGCAGGAATTTGGCGGGATGACTCAATTAGAATCACTAGATCTGTCTCAGAACCAGCTTTCTGGTGAAATTCCGGAGGCACTAACAAATCTCACCTTTCTTGGTATCTTGAACTTGTGCAACAACCAGTTGGTGGGAAGGATACCTCGGTCAGGTCAATTTTTTGGGACGTTTCAAAACAGTTCATTTGAAGGGAATCTGGGTCTGTGTGGACCGCCACTGTCCAACCCATGCGGCATTCCACCCGCTCCTCCAAGTGTGGCGCGTGGGGAGAAGTCCTCTCATGTGGACGTCATCTTGTTTCTCTTCGTCGGGCTGGGCTTTGGCATTGGATTTGCAGCTGCCATCCTCATGAGATGGGGTCTGATCGGCAAATGATTTGTGAAATCTGCAAGAGCTTTGAGGACTTGATCTGAACACTGGAGATTGCTTCAACCGTTTCTGCTAGTGACGAGTGTGCAGTGCTTTTTATGTATTATTATTAAGCCTTTGCTAGGTCTTATCCATTGCAGTGTGTACTTATCTGCAATATATTGATTGGCCAAGCGGCTAAACATATTGTAATGTATCTCCTGTCATCTCCAGGTTTAGACGTCCTGTGTAGGTTTTACTTGGAGAAACTCTTGTAACCAGTTTGTAATCTTATTCGACTATAAATGAACTCCACGCGGCCTGAGAAGGGTTATACGCTTCGTCGTCGCATCTGATTTCCTTTATATACTAGACTAGAGTAGCTTCTTGTGGCAAATTGTTCTGTGTGAAACACAGTTCGTTCCTTACATAGTGTTTATGATCCATTTTGACTGCAGAGCCTCCAGCTGCAAAGCATAGCTCTTCCCTAGCTCCCTGGTAGTTTTGTGTATGTTTCAAACTTCTTGATTCCACATGATCCATTTTCACACCTtcaatccatattaattgtcgctgctTTAGGCCATGTTTGGATCACCGTTTCTCTTTCAAATACACTTGTAAAAAATACACACCTCACCCGGTCGTTTCACTTTCGGCTGGAGTTTGCAAGTTACACTCGTAAATTATACACCTCCGTATTATAATACATCCATTCCAAGCACGGCCTTAGTACTATTTTAGTACATGGTTTCGAACCTTGAGCTATACTTTGAAATCTAATATGTGGATAAAGCGATGTTCTACATGCCAATTTCTATTTTAGTACGTGGTTTCGAACCTGGcagttttttagatttttttgaatatttttaaaatttgggAATATATTCTATATTTTGTAAacatgttttagtttggtgattacAGCTCTCTCCACCGCCACCGCTCTTCTTTCTTACTCATCGTCGTCGAGGGGCGGATCCCGTCTTCCCTACATCGCTGTGAGCGCCCCTCAGCCGTTGCTGCCACCCACCATCGCTATGAAGCTCTTAACCCGTTTCTCACTTATGCGCCGGCTTTGGCATTCATTAGCCTACAAACTACAGACAGGTCAGGCCCCCTTCGTGTAGCATCTTTTGCTCAGCCATTCATGTTTCGTTGCACCCTTATAtagttttttttaacac contains:
- the LOC119274514 gene encoding receptor like protein 22-like codes for the protein MASICPVLPVFLVVLAALATTSNSHGDGNLTLRCHPDQAATLLQLKKSFSFLRYPSPLESWQDGTDCCLWEGVGCSNSSGYVTALELGGCGLYSQGLDPAIFRLTSLQLLDLSMNDFGLYSLPASGFERLSLLTHLNLSNSGFQGQIPIGIVGLVNLISLDLSGLYEPNDDSVYGYDSVYNLLSLQEPSFQILLANLSNLRELYLDGVDMSSSGDWCHALAKSLPHLRVLSLSSCQLRRPICPLLSNLHSLTVINLQDNFYETTAPFPEFFMDFLNLSVLRLGSTNLQGWFPCRTFESKTLRVLDLSFNENLSGHMPNFSNTSSLETMMLDVTNFSFGKPGSFSNFKSLQALSLDVDFAFMEHQSSLGIHTSLRHLELTQMDSTKDLGLILSWIGDLQNLASLELRGWNFSWKSFSSVAKLKNLRSLSMYYCSFTKPLLPAIGNLVNLRSLVIHRCELNGPMPSAIGDLADLESLEITADDFLGPIPSAIGNLRSLKSLEINAHGLLGPIPSSIGNLSSLIRLEISASEFSGPMPAAICNLSNLEALEIYSSGFSGPIPYAVGLLKKLTSLWLRECSFSGKIPNSVFNLTRLIELDLSFNLLSGEVPASVFTIPTLQHLDIQSNQLSGSIQDFNATSSHLLSVDLSTNELTGNIPMSFFQLTSLVYLDIGWNNLVGLVDLSLFRRLGNLIHLTLSNNNLSVVDMDAEGKNSPSTYLPRLMRLELASCNLTGFPSSLTHLNQLSYLDLSCNRISGPIPKWIWVTWNISLTYLNLSHNFLSIIQLTSYVLPFDRLETLDLSSNQLQGQIPMPSPSAFFLDYSNNNFSSVLPNFTFYLGQEFRISKNKISGHIPNSICDSTISVLDLSFNNFSGQIPSCLIEDGYTSVLNLRENQFGGVLPNNIKDQCFLHTLDLNNNKIEGQLPRTLTKCLQLEFLDVGNNHIVGTFPTWLGILPRLRVLVMRSNRFYGSMGGDLHSNDNPGEYFSSLQVLDVASNNFFGNLSPDWFEGLKSMMAELNTTGYIIRAVNGSYEDPYQDTVAIYYKSIYRTFDKILTTFTAIDLSNNSFDGTIPGSLGRLISLHVLNMSGNAFTGDIPQEFGGMTQLESLDLSQNQLSGEIPEALTNLTFLGILNLCNNQLVGRIPRSGQFFGTFQNSSFEGNLGLCGPPLSNPCGIPPAPPSVARGEKSSHVDVILFLFVGLGFGIGFAAAILMRWGLIGK